The bacterium genome has a segment encoding these proteins:
- a CDS encoding DUF4349 domain-containing protein, with protein sequence MKRFFPLFLILVALVGTLACKGKTQNQVNETSKLQQMKDRYYSYSGSADESKPAPAASGGKSEVQMLRSTGGTSEASDLDLPASRMVIKTGSLGIRVKDVDKAYSQTLMLVEAKGGYVQSGTVSESGGARADLTIKVNPEGFLALVSALEELGNVETKTISGQDVTEEYYDLSAELETQLEMKARFFELLKQAKNVDEAITVEQQLERIGYNVNRIKGRMKYLETMVGESTITLSLYSESRPVSEPFINWSEVGHGFVVAARVLVNIFIAILYALVVLIPLAGIGFLIFLLVRSIIRSRKAKKTKS encoded by the coding sequence ATGAAAAGATTTTTTCCGCTCTTTTTGATTCTCGTTGCGCTCGTAGGCACGTTAGCATGCAAAGGTAAAACTCAAAACCAAGTCAACGAAACATCGAAGCTTCAACAGATGAAAGACCGCTATTATTCCTATAGCGGATCAGCGGATGAGTCCAAGCCCGCGCCCGCCGCATCCGGTGGTAAATCTGAAGTGCAGATGCTGCGTTCAACAGGCGGAACGAGCGAGGCTTCCGACCTCGACCTTCCTGCGAGCAGGATGGTCATCAAGACAGGATCTTTGGGTATCAGGGTTAAGGATGTTGATAAGGCATACTCTCAAACGCTGATGCTTGTCGAAGCCAAAGGCGGCTACGTGCAGAGCGGCACGGTCTCGGAATCCGGAGGCGCAAGGGCAGACCTGACAATAAAGGTTAATCCCGAAGGGTTTCTCGCTCTCGTCAGCGCTCTTGAGGAGCTGGGGAATGTTGAAACCAAGACCATATCGGGCCAGGACGTGACCGAGGAGTACTACGATCTTTCTGCGGAACTCGAGACGCAGCTCGAGATGAAGGCGCGCTTCTTTGAATTACTCAAGCAGGCGAAGAATGTAGATGAGGCAATCACGGTCGAGCAGCAGCTTGAACGCATCGGCTACAACGTAAACCGCATCAAGGGCCGCATGAAGTATCTTGAGACGATGGTCGGCGAATCCACCATTACCCTTTCCCTTTACAGCGAGTCAAGACCCGTATCCGAACCCTTCATAAACTGGTCAGAAGTCGGACACGGCTTCGTGGTTGCTGCAAGGGTACTCGTCAACATCTTCATCGCCATACTTTACGCACTAGTTGTTCTCATACCGCTCGCCGGAATCGGATTCCTTATCTTCCTTCTCGTTAGAAGCATCATCCGCTCAAGAAAAGCCAAAAAAACAAAGTCGTAA
- a CDS encoding DUF4389 domain-containing protein → MSTDHPLHFNIDYPEKLSRGILILRLFFGWLYVGIPHFFILGFLGIAVGFVSFIAWWAILFTGKYPQGMFNFVVGYQRWMQRVMAYMGYMTDKYPPFSTKEVEGNPVHYNIDYPEKLSRGILILRLFFGALYCALPHYFILMFLAIAVGFISFIAWWAILFTGKYPQGMFNFVVNYNRWMLRVGAYMNYMTDKYPPFNGKE, encoded by the coding sequence TTGAGTACAGATCATCCTCTTCACTTTAACATAGACTACCCAGAGAAGCTATCGCGCGGCATACTGATTCTGCGTCTTTTCTTTGGCTGGCTCTATGTCGGTATCCCTCACTTCTTTATCCTGGGCTTTCTCGGAATAGCCGTAGGATTCGTGAGCTTTATCGCATGGTGGGCAATCCTTTTCACGGGCAAGTATCCCCAGGGTATGTTCAATTTCGTGGTGGGCTACCAGCGCTGGATGCAGCGCGTTATGGCTTACATGGGTTATATGACCGACAAGTATCCTCCCTTCTCCACCAAAGAGGTTGAAGGAAACCCGGTTCATTATAACATAGACTACCCGGAGAAGCTGTCGCGCGGTATTCTTATACTTCGTCTCTTCTTCGGCGCTCTCTATTGTGCGTTGCCCCATTACTTTATTCTCATGTTCCTTGCCATCGCCGTAGGATTTATTAGCTTCATCGCATGGTGGGCAATCCTTTTCACGGGCAAGTATCCCCAGGGTATGTTCAACTTCGTGGTGAACTACAATCGCTGGATGCTCAGGGTTGGCGCTTATATGAACTATATGACCGACAAGTACCCGCCCTTCAACGGCAAAGAATAA
- a CDS encoding FAD-binding protein: MSGYPEYMQPSLEKVRATRQARLEKAKAGREVVKAMTLAEREEVLNKFHPDYALDARKPIRIGPNKNEQMTSRVVDLLESYPRINPDAFDLSKPDYDTDVLIIGAGGGGCMAAIQVANAGLRSVLVTKLRVGDSNSMMSQGGMQAAVNPHDNPAIHYLDAIGGGHFDNRPELVEILTMDGPMIAAYLEELGVMWDKEKDGRIKTESGGGTSRCRMMSCRDYTGAEIQRVLRDEVKNHPDKITIVEYSPAVELLLDEKGEAAGALLYNMETEEYQVVRARSVIMSTGGYGRLHIKGFATTNHYGATADGLVMAYHAGAKLLYMDSVQYHPTGAVFPEQILGFLITEKVRGLGGQPVNSEGELFVFPLEPRDVEASAFIREATERCLGIETPTGKVGVWLDSPIVNLLNGPGAIEALLPAMMRQYKRFGIDINSEPMLVYPTLHYQNGGIEINAKTESTIPGLFAAGEVTGGVHGRNRLMGNSVLDYNVFGRRSGIAAAERAKSLMVKPPAKLHLDHVRAFRKELEKAGIPESSHAPILIPEYRNPDLLKKHRKDYDPFFGTFV; encoded by the coding sequence ATGAGCGGATATCCTGAATACATGCAGCCTTCGCTGGAAAAGGTAAGGGCTACAAGACAGGCTAGGCTTGAGAAGGCCAAGGCTGGACGTGAAGTAGTCAAAGCTATGACGCTTGCCGAGCGCGAAGAGGTTCTCAATAAATTCCACCCCGACTATGCTCTAGACGCACGCAAGCCAATACGTATCGGCCCTAATAAAAACGAGCAGATGACCTCCAGGGTCGTAGACCTCTTGGAATCCTACCCGCGTATAAACCCCGATGCATTCGACCTCTCCAAGCCGGATTACGATACGGACGTTTTAATCATAGGAGCAGGAGGAGGAGGGTGCATGGCCGCGATACAGGTTGCAAACGCCGGTCTGCGGTCAGTTCTTGTTACCAAGCTTCGCGTTGGAGATTCCAACTCCATGATGTCGCAGGGCGGCATGCAGGCCGCCGTGAATCCTCACGATAACCCAGCCATTCACTATCTCGACGCGATAGGCGGTGGGCATTTCGACAACAGGCCCGAGCTCGTCGAGATCCTGACCATGGACGGTCCTATGATTGCCGCCTACCTCGAAGAATTAGGCGTCATGTGGGACAAGGAGAAGGATGGAAGAATCAAGACGGAATCGGGCGGAGGAACTTCACGCTGCAGAATGATGTCCTGCAGAGACTATACAGGCGCCGAGATTCAGCGCGTTCTTCGTGACGAGGTAAAGAACCACCCGGACAAGATAACGATAGTCGAATATTCGCCCGCAGTCGAGCTCCTTCTGGACGAGAAAGGCGAAGCCGCCGGAGCCCTTCTTTACAACATGGAGACCGAGGAGTACCAGGTCGTGCGTGCACGTTCGGTCATCATGTCGACTGGCGGCTACGGACGTCTGCACATCAAGGGTTTTGCAACTACAAACCATTACGGCGCTACTGCAGACGGTCTTGTGATGGCCTACCACGCCGGAGCCAAGCTCCTTTACATGGATTCTGTCCAGTATCACCCAACGGGCGCCGTTTTCCCCGAGCAGATACTCGGTTTCCTCATCACTGAGAAGGTTCGCGGTCTGGGAGGCCAGCCCGTAAACAGCGAAGGCGAGTTGTTCGTTTTTCCGCTTGAACCCCGCGACGTAGAAGCTTCCGCATTCATTCGTGAGGCTACCGAGCGATGCCTGGGAATAGAGACTCCTACGGGAAAGGTAGGGGTATGGCTCGATTCGCCTATAGTTAACCTGCTCAACGGACCTGGAGCCATAGAGGCTTTGCTTCCAGCCATGATGCGGCAGTACAAGCGCTTCGGTATCGACATAAACTCCGAACCTATGCTAGTATATCCCACCCTTCATTACCAGAACGGCGGCATAGAGATTAATGCCAAGACCGAATCAACCATTCCTGGTCTTTTTGCCGCTGGCGAGGTTACGGGCGGGGTGCACGGCCGCAACCGTCTCATGGGCAACTCCGTACTTGACTACAACGTGTTCGGCAGGCGCTCAGGCATAGCGGCTGCCGAAAGGGCAAAATCCCTCATGGTCAAGCCTCCTGCAAAGCTCCACCTCGATCACGTGCGTGCGTTCCGCAAGGAGCTTGAAAAGGCAGGTATCCCGGAATCATCGCATGCTCCGATACTTATTCCCGAATACCGCAATCCGGACCTTCTTAAGAAGCACCGCAAGGATTACGACCCTTTCTTCGGAACCTTCGTCTGA
- a CDS encoding 4Fe-4S dicluster domain-containing protein has translation MEVKPKVEAGPACPDDKPSEDLIPVYIYGKRFFVPSSMTIVTAMEYVGFQFKKAIGCREGFCGACATIYRLEGDYKLKTGLGCQTVVQPNMYLVQIPFSPAVKALYDIARLKPDITSIQRYYPEVFRCVACNTCTKACPQEIEVMEYIQAVKRGDIARAADLSFDCIMCGLCAVRCPAEMVQYNIALLARRLTGRYLLPRSRHLEERIAELKDGNFEKEIGEMKKITKDELKKRYSERKLDFKVF, from the coding sequence ATGGAAGTTAAACCGAAAGTTGAGGCTGGTCCAGCGTGTCCGGATGACAAGCCCAGCGAAGATTTAATCCCGGTATACATATACGGCAAGAGGTTCTTTGTGCCCTCTTCTATGACTATTGTAACAGCGATGGAATATGTCGGCTTTCAGTTCAAGAAGGCAATAGGCTGCCGCGAAGGCTTTTGCGGCGCATGCGCCACCATCTACCGGCTCGAAGGCGACTACAAGCTTAAGACAGGTCTTGGCTGCCAGACGGTCGTTCAGCCGAATATGTATCTCGTTCAGATACCGTTCTCGCCGGCCGTAAAGGCTCTCTACGACATCGCCAGGCTCAAGCCCGATATCACCTCCATCCAGCGCTACTACCCGGAGGTTTTCCGCTGCGTGGCCTGCAATACCTGCACCAAGGCATGCCCGCAGGAGATAGAGGTAATGGAATATATCCAGGCGGTAAAGAGGGGAGATATTGCCAGAGCCGCCGATCTTTCGTTCGACTGCATTATGTGCGGCCTTTGCGCCGTTCGCTGTCCGGCTGAGATGGTGCAGTACAACATTGCGCTTCTTGCAAGACGTCTTACCGGACGATACCTTCTCCCGCGCTCCAGACATCTTGAAGAACGCATTGCAGAACTCAAGGACGGTAATTTTGAGAAAGAGATCGGCGAGATGAAGAAGATTACTAAGGATGAGCTTAAGAAGCGCTACTCAGAACGCAAACTCGACTTCAAGGTCTTCTAG
- a CDS encoding DUF559 domain-containing protein, producing the protein MMRRKRTPLSKALRKNMADAENKLWKRFNHKQPGVMFRRQYPFEKYIVDFDVKLIIEVDGAEHLGSDKDKKRDEWFISQGFMVLRFWDNEIMSNIDDAITEIKQKVDSLRVIF; encoded by the coding sequence ATGATGAGAAGGAAACGTACTCCTCTATCAAAAGCATTGCGTAAAAACATGGCGGATGCGGAGAATAAGCTCTGGAAACGTTTTAACCATAAACAACCAGGTGTTATGTTCAGGCGGCAGTATCCCTTTGAGAAATACATTGTAGATTTTGATGTAAAGCTGATAATCGAGGTTGATGGTGCTGAGCATCTTGGATCAGACAAAGACAAAAAAAGGGACGAATGGTTTATCTCGCAAGGATTCATGGTCTTGAGGTTCTGGGATAACGAAATAATGAGTAATATTGACGATGCTATTACCGAGATAAAACAAAAAGTCGATTCCTTACGAGTTATCTTTTAA
- a CDS encoding tyrosine--tRNA ligase — protein sequence MQDLANIISRLMRGVQECLSEDELKLRLQTAEKEARPLRVKLGIDPTGPDIHLGFAVPLRKLRDFQDEGHTAVLIVGDFTAMIGDPSGRSKTRPQLTHEEIQNNVKRFEKQLYRILDPSRTEIRYNSEWSEPLGASGVIKLTGKYTVSQILQREDFSKRLSEGNPVFMHELLYPLFQGYDSVAVKADVELGGYDQRLNLLVGRELQREFGQPSQIIMMMPLLEGLAGGAKMSKSYNNYVGIEDSPSDMFGKLMSIPDSLIEQYFWLAALADEAKLSEIRSRLSSGENPRNIKAEMARTVVALYHSEDAAREADEGFKKVFSEKGIPEEMVEIKIVSGVKLTDIISLNGLASSKTEARRLIQQGAVSIDGVKITNPDHVLNLTEPSVLKVGKLRFARLLP from the coding sequence ATGCAGGATCTTGCGAACATTATCTCCAGGCTAATGCGAGGGGTCCAGGAGTGTCTGTCTGAGGACGAGCTCAAGCTGCGGCTCCAGACGGCAGAGAAAGAAGCAAGGCCTTTAAGGGTCAAGCTCGGCATCGACCCTACAGGACCTGATATCCACCTGGGGTTCGCCGTACCCTTGCGCAAGCTGCGCGATTTCCAGGATGAAGGCCACACTGCCGTTCTTATCGTCGGCGACTTCACGGCCATGATAGGCGATCCATCCGGTCGCTCCAAGACAAGGCCGCAGCTTACGCACGAGGAGATTCAGAATAACGTAAAACGTTTCGAAAAACAGCTTTACAGAATCCTCGATCCTTCGCGCACCGAGATTCGGTACAACTCCGAGTGGAGCGAACCTCTGGGAGCGTCGGGCGTTATCAAGCTTACAGGCAAGTATACAGTGTCCCAGATTCTGCAGCGTGAGGACTTCTCCAAGCGTCTGTCCGAGGGTAATCCCGTGTTCATGCACGAGCTTCTCTATCCCTTGTTCCAGGGATACGACTCCGTAGCGGTAAAGGCCGATGTTGAACTGGGCGGCTACGACCAGAGGCTCAATCTTCTCGTAGGAAGGGAGCTGCAGCGAGAGTTCGGGCAGCCTTCCCAGATAATCATGATGATGCCTCTTCTTGAAGGTCTTGCGGGCGGAGCAAAGATGTCAAAATCCTACAACAACTACGTAGGAATAGAGGACTCTCCATCCGATATGTTCGGCAAGCTCATGTCAATTCCCGATAGTCTTATCGAACAGTATTTCTGGCTTGCCGCGCTTGCTGACGAGGCAAAGCTTTCTGAAATCCGTAGCCGTCTTTCATCAGGAGAAAATCCTCGAAATATAAAAGCCGAGATGGCGCGGACGGTTGTTGCGCTCTACCATTCCGAGGATGCGGCACGAGAGGCTGATGAGGGGTTCAAGAAAGTATTTTCGGAAAAGGGGATACCGGAAGAGATGGTTGAAATCAAGATCGTCTCCGGCGTAAAACTTACCGATATTATCTCCTTGAACGGGCTCGCGTCATCCAAAACCGAGGCTCGCCGCCTAATTCAGCAGGGCGCGGTCAGCATTGACGGTGTTAAAATCACGAACCCCGACCACGTTCTCAATCTCACAGAACCGTCCGTGCTCAAGGTCGGCAAGCTGCGCTTCGCAAGACTTTTACCTTAG
- a CDS encoding bifunctional nuclease family protein: MVEVEVQGISLDMNNTPVLLLKEREGNRVLPIWVGPIEASSITYAVRREPFERPLTLDVIKRIIEALGASVERVLITQLKDNTYYASLHLSRNGEMIAIDARPSDSVAIAVHLRAPIFIDDELMASQGKVISEDEHLKLEELKEKLRNTEPEDFGDFKL, from the coding sequence ATGGTAGAGGTGGAGGTGCAGGGGATCTCGCTCGACATGAACAACACACCAGTACTCCTTCTTAAGGAAAGGGAAGGCAATCGCGTGCTGCCCATTTGGGTGGGCCCAATCGAAGCTTCCTCTATCACGTATGCGGTGCGAAGGGAACCCTTCGAGAGACCGCTGACTCTCGACGTCATAAAACGAATTATAGAAGCCCTCGGCGCAAGCGTGGAGCGTGTTCTTATTACTCAGCTCAAGGACAACACATACTACGCCAGTCTGCATCTTTCAAGAAACGGCGAGATGATAGCGATAGACGCCAGGCCATCCGACTCCGTGGCTATAGCCGTTCATTTGAGAGCGCCTATCTTCATAGACGATGAACTGATGGCTTCTCAGGGCAAGGTAATCAGCGAGGACGAGCACCTCAAGCTTGAGGAACTCAAGGAAAAACTGAGGAACACTGAGCCGGAAGACTTCGGAGATTTTAAGCTTTAA
- a CDS encoding 50S ribosomal protein L9 yields the protein MEVILTQDITKLGKRGDLVKVKEGYARNFLFPKKLALLANDSNKRHFTEIMKQTRARMEKQKISAEEMRARLDGEHVKLTLAFGETGKAYGSVTAKEISAAFREKGLYFDHHQVMLDHSLREAGAHDVQIRIFADVIATVKVWIVPEGSDSQEQRPVETQEVESADQATAEQEPTGEV from the coding sequence ATGGAAGTGATTCTTACCCAGGATATTACAAAGCTAGGAAAACGCGGTGACTTAGTCAAGGTTAAGGAAGGTTACGCTAGGAATTTTCTTTTTCCTAAAAAGCTTGCGCTCCTGGCCAATGATTCCAATAAAAGGCACTTTACCGAAATCATGAAGCAGACGCGCGCAAGAATGGAAAAGCAGAAGATATCGGCGGAAGAGATGCGTGCAAGGCTTGACGGCGAACACGTAAAATTGACGCTCGCTTTCGGAGAAACAGGCAAGGCATACGGTTCGGTAACCGCCAAGGAGATATCGGCTGCTTTCAGGGAAAAGGGTTTGTACTTCGATCATCATCAGGTGATGCTTGATCATTCCTTGAGAGAAGCCGGAGCACACGACGTTCAGATCCGCATCTTTGCCGATGTGATAGCTACCGTAAAGGTCTGGATTGTACCGGAAGGAAGCGATTCGCAGGAACAACGGCCCGTTGAAACTCAGGAAGTCGAATCCGCAGATCAAGCTACAGCAGAACAGGAGCCGACCGGGGAGGTATAG
- a CDS encoding 30S ribosomal protein S18, whose amino-acid sequence MMRRRKECRFCVEHGEEITPFAGYLSGFLTEKGKIVSRRTTGICARHQRKLTSAIKQARNLGILPYIER is encoded by the coding sequence ATGATGAGAAGACGAAAAGAATGCCGGTTTTGTGTAGAACACGGCGAAGAGATAACGCCTTTCGCGGGTTATCTCTCCGGATTTCTTACCGAGAAGGGCAAGATAGTAAGCCGCCGCACAACCGGTATATGCGCAAGGCATCAGCGCAAGCTGACATCGGCAATTAAGCAGGCTCGAAACCTTGGGATTCTGCCTTACATTGAGCGTTAG
- the ssb gene encoding single-stranded DNA-binding protein, translated as MSDLRLPNLNMVLLSGRLVADPELRYTPKGTAVCSFRVACSRFYRDRDSGEFKKESDFFNVVVWDRMAELAGERLRKGSAVLIEGSLRSRSYEAQDGGRRYVVEILSKRLQFLESAPGTSQGSGADEGMGQAAPDYEDPFES; from the coding sequence ATGTCAGACCTGCGGTTGCCGAATCTTAATATGGTGCTTCTTTCGGGCCGTCTTGTCGCAGACCCTGAGTTGCGCTATACACCTAAAGGTACCGCCGTTTGTTCCTTTCGTGTTGCATGTTCGCGCTTCTACAGAGATCGTGATTCAGGCGAATTCAAGAAGGAATCGGATTTCTTTAATGTAGTTGTATGGGACAGAATGGCTGAGTTGGCAGGCGAAAGACTCAGGAAAGGTTCTGCCGTTCTTATAGAAGGTTCTTTGCGCTCGCGTTCGTATGAGGCGCAGGACGGTGGCCGGCGCTACGTAGTCGAGATTCTTTCAAAGAGACTTCAATTTCTTGAAAGTGCGCCGGGAACTAGTCAAGGTTCTGGTGCCGATGAAGGCATGGGCCAGGCTGCTCCTGACTATGAAGACCCGTTTGAGAGTTGA
- the rpsF gene encoding 30S ribosomal protein S6, with translation MRRYQAVLILDPDIEEKALSDFREVFNKLLKGAKAENVSELENDVRDLAHPIKKRPRARFWRVAFDANPGSVASIKSEIRHDERMLRQMYFSQESGTEIAQEG, from the coding sequence TTGAGACGTTACCAGGCAGTATTAATACTCGATCCGGATATCGAAGAGAAGGCTCTTAGCGATTTCCGTGAAGTATTCAACAAACTTCTTAAGGGAGCAAAGGCCGAGAATGTTTCGGAACTCGAAAACGATGTTCGCGATCTTGCTCACCCGATAAAAAAGCGTCCGCGTGCGCGCTTCTGGAGAGTCGCATTTGACGCGAACCCCGGCTCGGTTGCTTCAATAAAAAGCGAAATACGTCACGATGAAAGAATGCTAAGACAAATGTACTTTTCTCAGGAGTCCGGAACAGAAATAGCACAGGAAGGTTAG
- the ychF gene encoding redox-regulated ATPase YchF, giving the protein MRIGIVGLPNAGKSSLFNLLTSGSVPVETYPFTTIDANHGMAALPDPSLASLGNLLSPEKLTPAMIEIIDIAGLIKDAHKGEGLGNKFLGHIRDVDLIFHVIRGFENSDVAHVSIAIDPAKDREVVLAELALADLEIVERKLDYDRKRADAKDELTLLERFRTFISQGSFSLNGSYSVEERLRLKSLGLLIPRPRVDVLNLSDKKQEILLDKAYRLSVRLEEELADFPEQEKEELRREAMLDPSGSRGLLERGLEELGLIRFYTIKGSEVRSWILPDGLNALNAAEKIHSDIADGFIKTEVLNVNELLEIGSWHEASAAGRLKVKGKDYIVQNGDVLLIKFR; this is encoded by the coding sequence ATGAGAATCGGTATCGTCGGGCTTCCCAATGCGGGCAAGTCGTCCTTGTTCAATCTCCTGACGAGCGGCAGTGTTCCTGTAGAAACGTATCCTTTTACAACCATAGACGCAAACCACGGAATGGCAGCCTTACCCGATCCGTCTCTCGCTAGTCTTGGAAATCTCCTCTCTCCCGAAAAACTGACACCGGCAATGATAGAGATAATCGATATCGCAGGGCTCATAAAGGATGCGCATAAAGGCGAAGGTCTGGGAAACAAGTTTCTAGGGCACATACGCGACGTCGACTTGATATTTCACGTCATCAGAGGTTTCGAGAATTCAGATGTTGCCCATGTCAGCATAGCGATAGATCCCGCCAAGGACAGAGAAGTTGTGCTCGCGGAACTCGCGCTTGCAGACCTTGAGATTGTCGAGCGTAAGCTCGATTACGACCGCAAGAGGGCAGATGCTAAAGATGAACTGACTCTTCTTGAGCGCTTCAGGACATTTATATCGCAAGGCTCCTTCTCCCTGAACGGTTCATACAGCGTTGAGGAAAGACTTAGGCTTAAAAGCCTCGGGCTTCTCATACCCAGGCCGAGAGTGGATGTCCTCAATCTCTCGGATAAAAAGCAGGAAATCCTTCTCGATAAAGCCTACAGGCTATCCGTAAGATTGGAGGAGGAACTCGCCGATTTCCCCGAGCAAGAGAAGGAGGAACTCAGGCGCGAGGCGATGCTTGATCCTTCGGGTTCTAGAGGTTTGCTTGAAAGAGGTCTCGAGGAATTGGGTCTTATAAGATTCTATACGATAAAAGGCTCGGAGGTCAGGTCGTGGATTCTGCCGGACGGTTTAAATGCTCTGAACGCCGCCGAGAAGATACACTCCGACATCGCCGATGGGTTCATCAAGACTGAGGTTTTGAATGTGAATGAATTGCTTGAGATTGGCTCGTGGCACGAAGCATCTGCTGCGGGTCGCCTTAAAGTAAAAGGTAAAGATTACATTGTGCAGAACGGAGACGTCCTGCTCATTAAATTCAGATAG
- a CDS encoding aminoacyl-tRNA hydrolase — MIIFGLGNPGEEYLLSRHNIGFMTVDAVAIGMRSRFKIEGEALVSKGSYKGCNFSLVKPLSYMNLSGRVVRDYLKRNNDGYLVVVDDVDLPFGTLRIRKQGGDGGHNGLASVIEYMGTEDFARMRVGVGPRPEGCDLSDYVLSSFSRDELKQLPWLVDISRDAVLLVIKEGIDIAMNEVNRSKNQEQ; from the coding sequence GTGATAATCTTTGGTCTTGGAAACCCCGGCGAAGAATACCTTCTCAGCCGCCACAACATCGGATTCATGACCGTCGATGCTGTCGCTATCGGAATGCGTTCAAGATTCAAGATTGAAGGCGAGGCCTTAGTCTCCAAGGGTTCCTACAAAGGGTGCAACTTCAGCCTTGTAAAACCCCTATCCTACATGAATCTTTCTGGCCGGGTTGTCAGGGATTATCTGAAGAGGAATAATGATGGCTACCTGGTCGTAGTTGACGATGTCGATCTTCCTTTCGGAACACTCAGGATTCGAAAACAGGGAGGCGACGGCGGTCATAACGGCCTTGCATCCGTTATCGAATATATGGGGACCGAGGACTTCGCGCGCATGCGGGTAGGGGTAGGTCCAAGACCTGAAGGCTGCGATCTCTCTGATTATGTGCTCTCATCCTTTTCAAGGGATGAGCTTAAACAACTGCCCTGGCTTGTTGATATTTCAAGGGATGCGGTTCTTCTGGTAATCAAGGAAGGTATCGATATCGCCATGAATGAAGTAAACCGCTCGAAGAACCAGGAGCAATGA
- a CDS encoding 50S ribosomal protein L25, whose protein sequence is MSKNVIHFTSREGTGKSFTRKLRMQGKIPAVVYGHGEESIPVTIAEDEFRGVISGLRGKLLITELESQDGTKFSAAIKEIQRHPVNEKFLNVDFQKIHPGEVLHVSIPVLTHGTPAGLKTGGLLEHVRYEVAVKGPVAKLPLHIELDISGLNVGDSIRVKDIKFEEGVDVLTSPESIIVAVITPRKEKVVEVAAAPEEGEKEEGAEAAAEEGKKEE, encoded by the coding sequence ATGTCAAAGAACGTAATTCATTTCACTTCTAGGGAAGGAACGGGTAAGTCCTTTACCAGGAAGTTGCGTATGCAGGGCAAGATTCCGGCTGTTGTTTACGGCCATGGCGAAGAATCCATACCTGTAACGATAGCGGAGGACGAGTTCCGCGGTGTAATTTCAGGTTTACGCGGCAAGCTTCTGATAACTGAACTCGAATCCCAGGACGGGACAAAGTTCAGCGCAGCCATCAAGGAGATTCAGAGACATCCGGTAAATGAGAAATTCCTCAACGTAGATTTCCAGAAGATTCATCCAGGAGAGGTGCTTCATGTAAGCATACCTGTGCTTACGCACGGGACTCCCGCCGGTCTTAAGACGGGCGGTCTTCTTGAACACGTAAGATACGAGGTAGCTGTAAAAGGACCCGTAGCTAAGCTTCCCCTGCACATCGAACTCGATATTTCCGGGCTTAATGTAGGCGATTCGATACGCGTCAAGGACATCAAGTTCGAAGAAGGAGTGGATGTGCTGACCTCTCCGGAAAGCATTATAGTCGCCGTTATTACCCCGAGGAAGGAAAAAGTCGTGGAAGTTGCAGCCGCTCCTGAGGAAGGCGAGAAAGAAGAGGGTGCTGAGGCCGCTGCAGAGGAGGGTAAAAAGGAGGAGTGA